Proteins encoded together in one Planifilum fimeticola window:
- a CDS encoding methylated-DNA--[protein]-cysteine S-methyltransferase, translated as MKKLYLATYEWEGGICLASDGKTLQAAGFDPDRVVSRLRKHFPRCRIEWNPAKLETVLRQLEEYLQGERKAFDVPVHLRGTRFQLRVWNEIRKIPYGQTETYGNIAKALGDVRLSRAVGRAVGTNPVPLIIPCHRVVGTRDRLGGYLGGPAVKKRLLELEGVGSL; from the coding sequence CTGCCTGGCGTCCGACGGGAAAACGCTGCAGGCGGCGGGATTTGATCCTGATCGGGTCGTATCCCGGTTGCGGAAGCATTTTCCCCGCTGCCGGATCGAGTGGAATCCGGCCAAATTGGAAACGGTTCTTCGGCAATTGGAGGAATATCTTCAAGGAGAACGAAAAGCCTTTGATGTTCCCGTCCATTTGCGTGGAACCCGGTTTCAGCTCCGGGTGTGGAACGAAATCCGAAAAATCCCTTACGGTCAAACCGAAACCTATGGAAACATCGCCAAGGCCCTGGGGGATGTCCGCCTTTCCCGGGCCGTGGGCAGAGCGGTCGGTACAAATCCCGTCCCCTTGATCATCCCCTGCCACCGCGTCGTCGGCACCAGGGACCGGCTCGGCGGTTACCTGGGCGGTCCGGCCGTGAAGAAGCGGCTGCTGGAACTGGAGGGGGTTGGAAGCCTGTGA